A segment of the Ipomoea triloba cultivar NCNSP0323 chromosome 1, ASM357664v1 genome:
agaataaattaaGATTCCCAAGGCACGCTTTTAAAACAGCGGTCATGTTCATGCATCTTAATTCGCAATGCCAACACCGATGCACCATATCCTAATCAAGATTACACAACTCATCGCCATCTTCATCTTTTTCATCTTCTTTACTCTTTCCATACCATTCGAAAGGACATCTGGAAATCACAACCACCATTTTCCAATACCTTTGAAATCAGAGAAACACGACAAAGGGGAAACACAAACAAACTGATTCTCGTATgaaatttcaagtatgattgCGGTTTCTATCAGGATCAtatcaatattacttattaagtatacttatatatgatatatttgactactccatatattattaaattcactgttaataatactccatacaattatatataatatatttaactgTACTGTATAAGCATTGTTTTCTTAGAGGGCATAAGCActgtttgtttgtatttttattgataaaataaaCCTAAAGTGGCATAGAATTAAGTGTCTCCTAGGAGAAAGGAGCCATACCAAAACCTATGTAGTTGTGACATGTCTCAAATTCCTACTTCATACAATGTTTAATAGACAAAAACAGAATTGTAGCATAGTGttttttttagttcattttatttttattttttttatgtaatttgtgTATTACTATATTACATACCGTAACAAAATTTACTATATGTAGTATGTACAAATCCAGATAGTAATAGCAAGTTTCCTTGTTTACGGAGTAACAAAATCTACAAAGTACTTATTAGTCGACCTCGACTTGCAAAATCTGCGAAGTACTTattaatcccaaaaaaaaaaaaaaaacaccatatGCAAGGAGGTGAATGTAAAGAGATAACATTAAGAAGAAagcatattttttttctaaattttgtgGATCATTTTGCTTATCtacaaatcaatatttttctGGTTACAAGGAAGGCAATTCACACAAAATTTTGCAGCCTTCATTCAAGAgaaaaaacaagaaattaaTACAAGCAAAGTATGATTAAAAGAAATGATCTAATctaatgatgatgatgctaTAGAGTGTTGGGATTTTTCCCAGAACTATCCAACACAATTTCAAACAGCTCCCCTTCAGATTCCAAGTCAAAATCTATCTGCTTCAGATTATTCACACTGTGCCCATTGCTCCTTGCTGCAGTTGCGCTTCTGTTCAGCCACTGGGAATCGATTCTCCCCATGGAGAAAAGCTCCTTGCTGTCTTCATACCCTATAGCTGCTGGAGAATTGCTTGCCAGAGGCCCAATGAAGCATGGATTTGGAGTTCTCTGCAGATTTGCAGGTGCATACTTGAATGCACTCTGCCCAAGATTCACCACAACCATTATGTCAGCATTTGCAGCTAAAGTTGGGTACAGTGGGTTCCCAAATTCCTCGGATTTGCAGTGGATTTCATGGATAAGGTGTGAATCCACTGTGAAGAATACCTTCTTCTGGGTTGGATTGTACCCACACCCAAGCACCTTCTCTGCTGTCCCCCATTCTTCCCTTTCTGATTCATTCACTAACATCATCCCTAACCACATCAAAACACCAAGGTAAGTATAGGACTAACATATCCTAGCACGGAAATTCAGTTAGTTTCTGTGTGACAGATTATGGTCAAGGACACAAAATTAGTATTAGGAGTAGTTCAGAGTACGGTCCTCCTACTTAATGGGTTACCCCTTCACAATCTATAAGTTCGGACAGTATTAgagtttcatcttcttgtggAGGTGATCTTTATGGACAAGACATTAGTCCTCACAATTATAAACTGGTTAATCACCATGATTTACCCTTCATAATCCCGTGGGATAGGGTGTGGGACCTTAGGGTGAAATGTGGGCAAGTAATTGACAAATGACAACATATTTGCAAATGATGTTTGGTTCTGGGAAATGAAAAGTAGGATGatgtttgttttgtttcttaCCATCAAGACAGACAGAACCGTTGGAGTTGAATCCAATGGAACCAGGATAGCTCCCAGGAAGCTTCAATGGAAGAGAGCCACATCCACTNagtggtaatataattactaaacatataatcttgtaatgtgtgaatgtggagtttacaaagtgtgaatgtagagtatcatataatcctgtaatgtgtgaatgtggagtttacaaagtgttaatatagagtatagtgtatgtgaatgtagacccaggtccaccttgcaaggtggacctgggtccacggcataacaattgattAATTAGCAGGTTGGCACTTCAAAGATTTGATGGATTATCCAGATAGCCAAAGCCCAAGGGTTGCGAGGCCCTTAATCCAAAACTACCTAATCTCATGATCTCCAAATTAAGTCTAAATAACATTCCtattttgttttgattatatttttagttacgTAAAAAAGTAATGTTTTCCATTAACTACTgctttttacttttaattcattattagtgGTTTAACAACGTCAacccataattaattaaagaataaattaaGATTCCCAAGGCACGCTTTTAAAACAGCGGTCATGTTCATGCATCTTAATTCGCAATGCCAACACCGATGCACCATATCCTAATCAAGATTACACAACTCATCGCCATCTTCATCTTTTTCATCTTCTTTACTCTTTCCATACCATTCGAAAGGACATCTGGAAATCACAACCACCATTTTCCAATACCTTTGAAATCAGAGAAACACGACAAAGGGGAAACACAAACAAACTGATTCTCGTATgaaatttcaagtatgattgCGGTTTCTATCAGGATCAtatcaatattacttattaagtatacttatatatgatatatttgactactccatatattattaaattcactgttaataatactccatacaattatatataatatatttaactgTACTGTATAAGCATTGTTTTCTTAGAGGGCATAAGCActgtttgtttgtatttttattgataaaataaaCCTAAAGTGGCATAGAATTAAGTGTCTCCTAGGAGAAAGGAGCCATACCAAAACCTATGTAGTTGTGACATGTCTCAAATTCCTACTTCATACAATGTTTAATAGACAAAAACAGAATTGTAGCATAGTGttttttttagttcattttatttttattttttttatgtaatttgtgTATTACTATATTACATACCGTAACAAAATTTACTATATGTAGTATGTACAAATCCAGATAGTAATAGCAAGTTTCCTTGTTTACGGAGTAACAAAATCTACAAAGTACTTATTAGTCGACCTCGACTTGCAAAATCTGCGAAGTACTTattaatcccaaaaaaaaaaaaaaaacaccatatGCAAGGAGGTGAATGTAAAGAGATAACATTAAGAAGAAagcatattttttttctaaattttgtgGATCATTTTGCTTATCtacaaatcaatatttttctGGTTACAAGGAAGGCAATTCACACAAAATTTTGCAGCCTTCATTCAAGAgaaaaaacaagaaattaaTACAAGCAAAGTATGATTAAAAGAAATGATCTAATctaatgatgatgatgctaTAGAGTGTTGGGATTTTTCCCAGAACTATCCAACACAATTTCAAACAGCTCCCCTTCAGATTCCAAGTCAAAATCTATCTGCTTCAGATTATTCACACTGTGCCCATTGCTCCTTGCTGCAGTTGCGCTTCTGTTCAGCCACTGGGAATCGATTCTCCCCATGGAGAAAAGCTCCTTGCTGTCTTCATACCCTATAGCTGCTGGAGAATTGCTTGCCAGAGGCCCAATGAAGCATGGATTTGGAGTTCTCTGCAGATTTGCAGGTGCATACTTGAATGCACTCTGCCCAAGATTCACCACAACCATTATGTCAGCATTTGCAGCTAAAGTTGGGTACAGTGGGTTCCCAAATTCCTCGGATTTGCAGTGGATTTCATGGATAAGGTGTGAATCCACTGTGAAGAATACCTTCTTCTGGGTTGGATTGTACCCACACCCAAGCACCTTCTCTGCTGTCCCCCATTCTTCCCTTTCTGATTCATTCACTAACATCATCCCTAACCACATCAAAACACCAAGGTAAGTATAGGACTAACATATCCTAGCACGGAAATTCAGTTAGTTTCTGTGTGACAGATTATGGTCAAGGACACAAAATTAGTATTAGGAGTAGTTCAGAGTACGGTCCTCCTACTTAATGGGTTACCCCTTCACAATCTATAAGTTCGGACAGTATTAgagtttcatcttcttgtggAGGTGATCTTTATGGACAAGACATTAGTCCTCACAATTATAAACTGGTTAATCACCATGATTTACCCTTCATAATCCCGTGGGATAGGGTGTGGGACCTTAGGGTGAAATGTGGGCAAGTAATTGACAAATGACAACATATTTGCAAATGATGTTTGGTTCTGGGAAATGAAAAGTAGGATGatgtttgttttgtttcttaCCATCAAGACAGACAGAACCGTTGGAGTTGAATCCAATGGAACCAGGATAGCTCCCAGGAAGCTTCAATGGAAGAGAGCCACATCCACTTAGCCCTACAGACAGGGCAACATGATTCCTGTTTTCCTTTCCATCGCCGCTTGGATTCTTGGGTGTTTTTGCATTAATGTCGTCTGGAATAAGCTTAATTTTGTCATCTTGTGATCGCCGGCTCTCTTCTTGATCATCACAGGGCAAAACTGTGATCTCAAAATAAGCTTCTTGTGGGAACGGTGAAGCCCCCAATGGCGGGCCCGGTAACGGGAGACAAGTCTTGATTACGGACGAAACGGGAGAACCCATTGCCGTGAAATTGTGTCTGCTGCTCGTGATTCTCTTCAGGACGTCGGAGTTACACCGGAATTGGATTTTCTGCATGAAATCCGCCGACCCCGGCGAGACTTCCCAGGTAATCTTCGCCGCCGCCGTTTGATTCCCGTGGTCGCCGGTCCCGCAGGCGCCCAACAACGACCTCGCCGATTTAACCGACGGCGACGGCGTATACGCCGTGAAACCGAACTGCGACCACCCGTTCTCGACGGCGTCCGTGACTAACGACGGGTGATCCGCCCAACTGAAAACCGCCTTCGCCGACGGCCCTCGCCGGAAAACGTAGTAATTGGTTTTCTTGGTGCCGTTTCTGTCCAGATGATGAAGACTCACATGGTGAAGCTGAGATACCGATCTCCCCGCCGGCCCATCCTCCATAATCTCCGATTGCCGCTCTTCAACCCGTCCTCTCCGGCGACACAAAACTTTCCGGACAACCAAAATCACCAGAGAAACAAGAACTCCGGTCGACACCGCCGCCAACGTGATCTTCAACCATTCTTCCATCTCTCCAGTCTCCGCCAACTGCAAATTAAAATCCTCACTTTTCTGGGAAATTCTTGAAAACAGGAAAAGATGTACAGAGAGGAACAGAACAGAGATGCCTTTTGTTCAACATAAATATGAGGGCAGGCGTGGACTATGAACGATTCAAGAAAGGCTGCAACAGTGAGCAAAAaagacataaaaaaaatttacttcaTTTCTGCTAATACCCATAAACCcaaaaaccaaaatcaattacACTGAGTCAAACCATGATTTCTGTAACCTCGTATGAATTTCAGAGGACAAAATTTGAAGATCCTATCCCCACGTGTGTCAAAGATCATATGAGGTCGGTTTTTTACCCATGGTGACTGTTTTATCTTGGggtttaaatttaattagttgTCTTTATTGACTTGTGTATATCATAAATATATCCATTCCGTTTAAACCCGATGCCTATTCTCTGCATAATATAAAGATATAGAAACGTGTTTTCAACGGGAGGGGCTTAGAGGTATGACCTTCTAGATAAGTTAAGAAATTGAAGGATtatagttttgaattttttttcctaatatttgttgtttcaatcaaattaattgaataggaatGTGATAGCGTAAAATGGACAATAGTATAGGAATTTGTTACAGTGTAATGAAAGGAATAGAgtgtgtaaaataaatatgacGATTGGTCAAGAGACTCTGGacaatcatatattattattgagtaAGATGAGTGTAATGAAAATGAGTACTAGATGATCATTGAGTCGGGATGAAGTAAATGACTTATAGGCGTTATAGCGCACATTGAATCAGTCTACACTAAGTTGGTCTAGTGTCGTGCCTCCACGCATCTCCTCTTTACTGACTCATCAAATCAAGTGGTTGGTACAGTTGTACCTGACGCCTAACTGTACTCTTTCTCTTCTGTTGCACATGACCTCCTCGATTATAGTAAGCTATACTTAAAGGTGCAAGTCGAACTACTAGACCGATCAAGTATGTATAACCCATCCGAACATTTTTAAGTTGCcaagatataataataaattatatttcaatCAAATAATAGGTCAGAAATTATGATCAAGTTActtattaaaatgttaaattattcataattaattaaaacatgtttattacgaagtaatttttaacttcaatataaatctaaactaaTCACCTTTAAGTTTAGATCTAACACTTGTGTAATAGTCATGTAATATTGACATAAATCATATAATCATCCAAATGCAcgatattaattatgttttttttttccttttaaaaatagCATTAAAACCTTGATGTTagtcaaaacataattaatgtTTTGCCGACCGTTTCTTGAATAATTAATTGCAAATTAGGTAGACGTGCAAATGATAAAGATGTTGCCATCAAATCGAAGTAAAGCATAACCAAAAGACTTGCATCCCTTAAGCTATTGACGTTTGGGACAAAAATGCAATGGACTAATAACCTTCAAACTATTCGCGGTATAAATATAATCATTAGTTTTTAATGAAATagtaaatttagtatttttattatatacatatcttatttattatttaagaaAGTCTAATTTAAATTACTGACTCTAGTCAAAGATGAAGACTTAGGTGGCCAAAGATTATAGTTGAGACTGAGGACACCAAATACTTAACGGTCACAATTGAACTACTAAAAGCGCTATCATTTATTGTTGATGCTTTGTGTAATGATGACTTCAATTTAGTTTAATGAAGTTgtgtggttttttgtttttgtttatttttgttattgttttttttttttttttttttcacattatCATTAGTCAAAGTTGTCTTACATGAGTTACATCCCCATGCTATTCTAGCATGGGCCAAAGGCTCAAACCAACAAGAAAACTTAGTTCAACTTATCGATACTAATCAAATATGAGGATTCAAGTGGGTCGAAGATCATGGCTAGAGCTGAGAATAATCAATAGTTGATAGCAGTTACAATTGAACTACTAAAAGTGTTATTTCTTCAATCATAAAATTTTGTCACGGCGGTCGGAGAGAAATAAAAGTGGTTGTCGACCAATGAATATGCCATAACTAATTTCTGCctttttttgtgaaaaaaatatGTTGAACAATGTCTTTTTTGGTTGTCTTTGCACGCCATTGATGAGAAAAAGGACCAACTTAATCTTCTTTATCAGtgccatttttctttttctttttttttttttgaaa
Coding sequences within it:
- the LOC116022337 gene encoding uncharacterized protein LOC116022337 isoform X2: MEEWLKITLAAVSTGVLVSLVILVVRKVLCRRRGRVEERQSEIMEDGPAGRSVSQLHHVSLHHLDRNGTKKTNYYVFRRGPSAKAVFSWADHPSLVTDAVENGWSQFGFTAYTPSPSVKSARSLLGACGTGDHGNQTAAAKITWEVSPGSADFMQKIQFRCNSDVLKRITSSRHNFTAMGSPVSSVIKTCLPLPGPPLGASPFPQEAYFEITVLPCDDQEESRRSQDDKIKLIPDDINAKTPKNPSGDGKENRNHVALSVGLSGCGSLPLKLPGSYPGSIGFNSNGSVCLDGMMLVNESEREEWGTAEKVLGCGYNPTQKKVFFTVDSHLIHEIHCKSEEFGNPLYPTLAANADIMVVVNLGQSAFKYAPANLQRTPNPCFIGPLASNSPAAIGYEDSKELFSMGRIDSQWLNRSATAARSNGHSVNNLKQIDFDLESEGELFEIVLDSSGKNPNTL
- the LOC116022337 gene encoding uncharacterized protein LOC116022337 isoform X1: MEEWLKITLAAVSTGVLVSLVILVVRKVLCRRRGRVEERQSEIMEDGPAGRSVSQLHHVSLHHLDRNGTKKTNYYVFRRGPSAKAVFSWADHPSLVTDAVENGWSQFGFTAYTPSPSVKSARSLLGACGTGDHGNQTAAAKITWEVSPGSADFMQKIQFRCNSDVLKRITSSRHNFTAMGSPVSSVIKTCLPLPGPPLGASPFPQEAYFEITVLPCDDQEESRRSQDDKIKLIPDDINAKTPKNPSGDGKENRNHVALSVGLSGCGSLPLKLPGSYPGSIGFNSNGSVCLDGMMLVNESEREEWGTAEKVLGCGYNPTQKKVFFTVDSHLIHEIHCKSEEFGNPLYPTLAANADIMVVVNLGQSAFKYAPANLQRTPNPCFIGPLASNSPAAIGYEDSKELFSMGRIDSQWLNRSATAARSNGHSVNNLKQIDFDLESEGELFEIVLDSSGKNPNTL